Within Hydra vulgaris chromosome 02, alternate assembly HydraT2T_AEP, the genomic segment ATGGCACATactgtaataatattatcacaTAAGGGCAACAATGTGACTggcatttcattttttaatatgcgAAAGTTTTTCATACGCCCTATGGCTTGCTCAACATAAATTCTAACATTTGCAATTTTTGAGGTTTCCTGTACATCATTATATGTCATCTGAAAATTTGTATGTTTTGATGGGGGAATAGCTATGTTACACTGGTAAAATGCTAGAAGATCTTTAATTTTGAAACCTCTATCTGCAATAACTTGATCACCAGgttgtaaatatttcaaaaatcgGCAATCTTTAACTATGAAAACATCACTAGCTCTGCCACCATAACAATTAGACAAAAAAGAAACTGCACCATTGGGTGTTATTCcaactaaatattttacagtATAATGGTGTTTATAATTTGACCAACAAGCTGCAGCTATCTCCAAACTAGACGGTGTTTCAATAAAGAGTTCAGAACAATCAATTATTACAGAGCATATCGGATAGTACTTTCTGAACATGGTTggtaaatttctttttataatatttctgtTTGGAAAATGTATAATCCATTTTAACTCAAGAGAAAATAGTTTTATCCATGTTATAAATACTGAACTGACTACAGAAGAAGAAATCATAAAACGATGAGCAAGATCTTCAGTTAAAAGAGCTAAGCGTAAACGCATCATTACAAGAAGAAATTCTTGCTGCAATGTTAGAGATTTTAATGATATTGTTTGTAAATCTCTTGGCGAAGATAAGTctttagttgtattttttttacccTTCCAGTAGTGCATTATATTTCCTTTCCTCTGCAAATAAGAAAATAACATTTCAAAGATATTTGAATTTGCTAGGCCAGTAAAAAATTGAACATCAGAATCTCTagttaaattagcaaaaatcaTTGATCCTCGTATTGGTTCATTACACTGAATAGATTTATCACAAGTTTCACTTTCTATAGCTAAACTTGTAGAGAAACTGTTTGAATCTGATTCCACAATAAGAtccaattttttaagttttcttctttttgtagGAGATTCCTTATATGCATTACGAATATTCAAATACAAAGTTGGAATAGGTGAAGCAAAAGTAGGTTTTCCAAACTCAAAATGATTAGAGCAAACTACTTTATTATCAGAAACTGTAAAATTTAGTAAACCTTTTCCAACTTGATTTACCCACTGATGTCTTTTTTCAGAGTCTTTaggaaaataatgaaattttagcCCTGTTACTTGACCTCTTTTAAGTAACCTATCCGGATACCTAGAATCGTTATTACAACCAGCAACACAGCAACGGTAGTTTGgcattttatagttatattttctttatctataataataaaaaattcacaatATAAAACATCAAACCATAAATCTAAGCactagataataaaaataataggaaGTAGGTCTTCAgctttgatttaaataaagcgaACTTTGTTGTTTGTTTGCCCTGATTACCCAAGATGCATTTCGCAACCGCGAAAAGGTCTATTTGTTTGGATCAGGATTAATACCATTTTTGGATATTTCgataccaaaaaattttattttctcttgagcaaaaatacactttttttatttagctttaaaccTAATACACGTGTTTtgataaacaataattttaacttcCTTAATAAATCTTGTTCATTTGatgcaaatattgtaatatcATCACTAATAAATTTTACTCCATCTATTTTAACATAACTTTGTTccatagttttttgaaaaatctcgaATGAATTGTTGATACCATATACTAATCTTTTGTGTCGATAAACTCCCTCATCTGTTTGAAAATTTGTGATCTTTCTGGACTCAGCATCTAGCTCTAACTCAGTATAAGCTTCTTTCATGTCTAACTTGGCAAATATTTTTGAGCCGTACATTTCATCTATTATGGAATCCAATGTAGGTATTGGGTATCTTTCACGTTTAATTGCTCTGTTGATGGTTCTAGCATCAAGACATAATCTTACCGTTTTATTTGCTTTTGGTACAATTACAAAATTACTAATCCATTCTTGTGGTCCTTCAACCTTTTCAATAATGTCAGCTTTTTCAAGACGTCTTAGTTCTGCTCGAATATCTTTTCGAAGGTGATAAGGATAGTGACGTAAATTTTGTGCAATTGGTTGTATGTTTTCATCTACATGCAGTTTgcattgaaagttttttagCTTACCATGTCCTTTGAATATATCTTGATAATCTGCAATCAATTTTAATGAAtcatttttgaatttcaaaGTGACTTTACAATTTACATCAAAATAATGCAAACTATTATCTTTTTGATTTAGTGGAGATTTAGTTtcatcatcaatatttttacacACATTAAAGTGTTGCTTGGTTCCATTTGATTTATCCACTGAATTTACACCATTATTTTTGTTGAGCACAAAGTTTccattttcatcaatttttaaaatatttagctcCTTTGCAGTTTCAATTCCCATGATGTTTCCAgcattaattttgtttacaacatAGATTTTGTTGgtagttattttgttttttgtttcaatttcaGCCTTTAAACAACCTATCAACTTTAGAGGCGTTGAAGCATATGGAATATTACTgttgatgatttttttagtaataagtttGGATTGTGGTTTTTAATcctttcaaaagtatttttgtcAATCAAATTAACACTAGAACCTGAgtcaataatcatttttattataactttttataccagtacatttattgattttgttttataggATTGCCCTCTTTGTTTTGAACGAAATATTAGGGCAAGCGCTTCCTCTAATTCATTTTCTGAGCTGCtttcacttttgtttttattatttatctctTTAACTTGCTGTATTGTCCTGTGAAgcgtttttgaaaaacttctgCAACAAATGGCTAGATGATTTTTCTTTTGACATTTATAGCATGTTTTTCCATTAGCTTTACACTCTTTTTGATGtccaacaaaatatttttcccCACATCGAAAACATAACAAGTCATTTTCTCTTTTACCTATACTTTCACTTTGATTACTTCCTGATTTTAAATCTGTTGCTTGTTTTTGTCTTCTggaaatagttaatttttttaaatgatctatCACGTCAATCTCCTCGGTGCATtgatttgttttcttatttga encodes:
- the LOC136075965 gene encoding uncharacterized protein LOC136075965; translated protein: MPNYRCCVAGCNNDSRYPDRLLKRGQVTGLKFHYFPKDSEKRHQWVNQVGKGLLNFTVSDNKVVCSNHFEFGKPTFASPIPTLYLNIRNAYKESPTKRRKLKKLDLIVESDSNSFSTSLAIESETCDKSIQCNEPIRGSMIFANLTRDSDVQFFTGLANSNIFEMLFSYLQRKGNIMHYWKGKKNTTKDLSSPRDLQTISLKSLTLQQEFLLVMMRLRLALLTEDLAHRFMISSSVVSSVFITWIKLFSLELKWIIHFPNRNIIKRNLPTMFRKYYPICSVIIDCSELFIETPSSLEIAAACWSNYKHHYTVKYLVGITPNGAVSFLSNCYGGRASDVFIVKDCRFLKYLQPGDQVIADRGFKIKDLLAFYQCNIAIPPSKHTNFQMTYNDVQETSKIANVRIYVEQAIGRMKNFRILKNEMPVTLLPLCDNIITVCAILTNFMPPLCIDKNKA